A single window of Usitatibacter rugosus DNA harbors:
- a CDS encoding branched-chain amino acid ABC transporter permease: protein MRAAEGTFVAPRADDATAGLPSDRWSRAEIAFWVLPVACFFLLPGYLVLGSQILITALFALSLDLILGYAGIVSLGHAAFFGVGAYTAGLLARHGWGEPISGLVVAAVVAGLVGLATSFLIVRGKDLTRLMVTLGIGLLFYEAANTATPVTGGVDGLTGVTMWKLLGVFSFDLAGKTAYVYSLVALFLGFVAVRRIVSSPFGLSLRAIRENAGRMPALGASVRARLVVVYTISAALAGIAGALLAQTTQFVGLDSLGFQRSAELVVMLVLGGAGRMYGAAIGTALFMIVQDWLSGLNPVYWQFWIGLLLVAMVLFARGGLLGLMDRISERVRRTGAGP from the coding sequence ATGCGGGCCGCCGAGGGGACGTTCGTGGCACCGCGCGCGGACGATGCCACGGCGGGGTTGCCCTCGGATCGCTGGTCACGCGCCGAGATCGCCTTCTGGGTGCTGCCCGTCGCGTGCTTCTTCCTGCTGCCCGGCTACCTGGTGCTGGGAAGCCAGATCCTCATCACCGCGCTCTTCGCGCTCTCGCTCGACCTCATCCTCGGCTACGCCGGCATCGTCTCGCTCGGCCACGCGGCGTTCTTCGGCGTCGGAGCCTATACGGCGGGGCTGCTGGCGCGCCACGGCTGGGGTGAGCCGATCTCCGGTCTTGTCGTCGCGGCGGTGGTGGCGGGGCTCGTGGGCTTGGCCACGAGCTTCCTCATCGTGCGCGGCAAGGATTTGACGCGCCTCATGGTCACGCTGGGCATCGGGCTCCTGTTCTACGAAGCGGCCAATACGGCGACTCCCGTGACGGGCGGCGTCGATGGGCTCACCGGCGTCACGATGTGGAAGCTGCTGGGCGTCTTCTCCTTCGACCTCGCCGGCAAGACGGCGTACGTGTACAGCCTCGTTGCGCTGTTCCTCGGTTTCGTGGCCGTGCGGCGCATCGTGAGCTCGCCCTTCGGGCTGTCGCTGCGCGCCATCCGCGAGAACGCGGGTCGCATGCCGGCGCTCGGCGCGTCAGTGCGCGCGCGGCTGGTGGTCGTGTACACGATCAGCGCGGCGCTGGCCGGCATCGCGGGCGCGCTCCTCGCGCAGACCACGCAGTTCGTGGGCCTGGACTCGCTCGGCTTCCAGCGCTCGGCGGAACTGGTGGTGATGCTGGTGCTGGGCGGCGCGGGGCGGATGTACGGCGCGGCCATCGGCACGGCGCTCTTCATGATCGTGCAGGACTGGCTCTCGGGGCTGAACCCGGTCTACTGGCAGTTCTGGATCGGCCTGCTGCTGGTGGCGATGGTGCTCTTCGCTCGCGGTGGATTGCTGGGTCTCATGGACCGCATCTCGGAGCGCGTGCGCCGGACGGGAGCGGGCCCATGA
- a CDS encoding ABC transporter substrate-binding protein: MRRILFAAAMLAAAPLFAQEPLKIGVIAPFSGPFADYGRQFEGGIKAFMKVNGSTVAGRKVEILYRDTTGPNPEIAKRHAQELVTRDKVDFLAGFGLTPEALAVADVATEAKKPMVVMNAASSIVTTKSPYIARFSMTLQQVSAPMGGWAARNGIKRVYTLVSDYAPGIDSETGFKNAFTAAGGQVVDSIRVPLRSPDFAPYLQRVKDAKPDAVFVFLPAGEQGIAFMKGFQERGLAQAGIKVIATGDITDDHVIDAMGDVSLGMITTFHYSAAHDSPENAAFLKAFAEVAADKGRPNFMAVGGYDGMAGIYEVTRKLGGKIDGDKVMEAFKGMKLASPRGAIMIDPATRDIVQTVYVRKVEKRGNSYYNVEFDKIADVKDPGKP; the protein is encoded by the coding sequence ATGAGGAGAATCCTGTTCGCGGCCGCCATGCTCGCCGCCGCTCCGCTCTTTGCGCAGGAGCCGCTCAAGATCGGCGTGATCGCGCCTTTCTCCGGCCCCTTCGCCGATTACGGGCGGCAGTTCGAAGGCGGCATCAAGGCGTTCATGAAGGTGAACGGCTCCACGGTCGCGGGCCGCAAGGTCGAGATCCTCTATCGCGACACGACGGGCCCGAACCCGGAGATCGCCAAGCGCCACGCGCAGGAGCTCGTGACGCGCGACAAGGTGGACTTCCTCGCCGGCTTCGGCCTCACGCCCGAGGCGCTCGCGGTGGCCGACGTGGCGACCGAGGCGAAGAAGCCGATGGTCGTGATGAACGCCGCCTCCTCGATCGTCACCACCAAGTCCCCGTACATCGCACGCTTCTCGATGACGCTGCAGCAGGTCTCGGCGCCGATGGGCGGATGGGCGGCGCGGAACGGCATCAAGCGCGTCTACACCCTCGTGTCCGACTACGCGCCGGGCATCGACTCCGAGACCGGCTTCAAGAACGCGTTCACCGCGGCGGGCGGGCAGGTGGTCGATTCGATCCGCGTGCCGCTGCGCAGTCCCGATTTCGCCCCGTACCTGCAGCGCGTGAAGGATGCGAAGCCCGACGCGGTGTTCGTCTTCCTGCCCGCGGGCGAGCAGGGCATCGCCTTCATGAAGGGCTTCCAGGAGCGCGGCCTGGCGCAAGCGGGCATCAAGGTGATCGCCACGGGCGACATCACGGACGACCACGTGATCGACGCGATGGGCGATGTCTCGCTCGGCATGATCACGACCTTCCACTACTCCGCGGCGCACGACTCGCCGGAGAACGCGGCTTTCCTCAAGGCGTTTGCGGAAGTGGCGGCCGACAAGGGCCGGCCCAACTTCATGGCGGTCGGCGGCTACGACGGCATGGCCGGCATCTACGAGGTGACGAGGAAGCTCGGCGGCAAGATCGACGGCGACAAGGTGATGGAAGCCTTCAAGGGCATGAAGCTCGCGAGCCCGCGCGGGGCCATCATGATCGACCCGGCCACGCGCGACATCGTGCAGACGGTGTATGTCCGCAAGGTCGAGAAGCGCGGCAACAGCTACTACAACGTGGAATTCGACAAGATCGCCGACGTGAAGGACCCGGGCAAGCCGTGA
- a CDS encoding gallate dioxygenase, whose protein sequence is MARILGAIASSHTPTIGFAYDKKKQDDPVWAPIFEAYGPIQAWLAAKKPDVLFLVYNDHVTSFFFDHYSAFALGIGESWPVADEGGGARALPAAAGHPVLAAHIGSSLMAEEFDLSFFQHRALDHGVFSPLSMMLPHEPAWPAAIVPLQVGVLQFPIPTARRCFRLGQALRRAIESFPQDLGVAIVATGGLSHQVHGERAGFNNTAWDAEFLDLLESDPEQLAGMTHAEYATRGGLEGSEVIMWLVMRGAMSKTVRCLHRTYYLPSMAGIATAIYEDVDAVVDPAANERARAAAGHQLAGVEKLAGTYPFDFARSIKAYRINDFLHRMVEPEHRARFLADPEAAFEAAGLAETERDLIRQRDWRGMIHYGVIFFMLEKLGAVVGVSNLHIYAAMRGQTLEEFQKTRNTKVLYSVSAK, encoded by the coding sequence ATGGCCAGAATCCTCGGCGCCATCGCCAGCTCGCACACGCCGACGATCGGCTTCGCGTACGACAAGAAGAAGCAGGACGATCCCGTCTGGGCGCCGATCTTCGAAGCCTACGGCCCGATCCAGGCCTGGCTCGCGGCGAAGAAGCCCGACGTGCTGTTCCTGGTCTACAACGACCACGTGACGTCGTTCTTCTTCGACCACTACTCGGCGTTCGCGCTCGGCATCGGGGAATCGTGGCCCGTCGCTGACGAGGGTGGTGGCGCACGTGCCCTCCCCGCCGCGGCCGGACATCCCGTGCTGGCCGCGCACATCGGCTCGTCGCTGATGGCCGAGGAATTCGACCTCTCGTTCTTCCAGCACCGCGCGCTCGACCACGGCGTCTTCTCGCCGCTGTCGATGATGCTGCCGCACGAGCCGGCGTGGCCCGCGGCGATCGTGCCGCTGCAGGTCGGCGTGCTGCAGTTCCCGATCCCCACGGCGCGCCGCTGCTTCCGCCTCGGGCAGGCGTTGCGCCGGGCGATCGAGAGCTTCCCGCAGGATCTCGGCGTGGCGATCGTCGCCACCGGCGGCCTGTCGCACCAGGTGCATGGCGAGCGCGCCGGCTTCAACAACACGGCCTGGGATGCGGAATTCCTGGACCTGCTCGAAAGCGATCCGGAGCAGCTCGCGGGCATGACGCACGCGGAATACGCGACGCGCGGCGGCCTCGAAGGATCGGAAGTGATCATGTGGCTCGTGATGCGCGGCGCGATGAGCAAGACGGTGCGCTGCCTGCACCGCACGTACTACCTGCCTTCCATGGCCGGCATCGCCACCGCCATCTACGAGGACGTCGATGCCGTGGTGGATCCCGCCGCGAACGAGCGCGCGCGAGCGGCAGCGGGGCACCAGCTGGCCGGCGTCGAGAAGCTGGCGGGCACGTATCCCTTCGACTTCGCGCGCAGCATCAAGGCCTATCGCATCAACGACTTCCTCCACCGCATGGTGGAACCGGAGCATCGCGCGCGTTTCCTCGCGGATCCGGAAGCCGCCTTCGAAGCTGCGGGGCTCGCCGAGACGGAGCGCGATCTCATCCGCCAGCGCGACTGGCGCGGCATGATCCACTACGGCGTCATCTTCTTCATGCTGGAGAAGCTGGGCGCGGTGGTCGGCGTCTCGAACCTGCATATCTACGCCGCGATGCGCGGCCAGACGCTCGAGGAATTCCAGAAGACGCGCAACACCAAGGTGCTGTACTCGGTCTCCGCCAAATGA
- a CDS encoding porin translates to MKTTMTKIRYAVLVTLGLVASGAVQAQGVTLYGLVFQFAENTRTSGATSPAPPAGERPSMRNAYTGVNDPQRNRISAGTSNLGVRGSEDIGAGQKVIFQLESGFSVDGSPGPGWAGRNSNVGLQGGWGTLSLGQWDTPYKTVGLPVNPIRVGYQADYTPVMGNPGFGVPATTTQNTRAGAAPDAAFDRRNGNVVQYWSPVVAGFSGRIQYSADEGRTAASATAPGIAPVIWSGNVQYDWGTLSIRYAYEQHEDYFGMSVLGGGAGATLTNTGSKDQGNKLVGIWRIGSFRLAGIYEELKYHNDDSVAGNVNDYKRKAYYALGEYYFGQASFWVAYGKAEDGSCSRVGGASCTTADLGADYYSAGLVYNFSKRTQVIATYYKVDNKKSGTYTVQPPVGGPVAAGADTLSFGVGIAHFF, encoded by the coding sequence ATGAAAACGACAATGACAAAGATCCGCTATGCCGTGCTCGTGACTTTGGGACTGGTTGCGAGCGGCGCGGTGCAAGCGCAAGGCGTCACGCTCTACGGCCTGGTGTTCCAGTTCGCGGAGAACACGAGGACGTCGGGTGCCACCAGCCCGGCGCCGCCTGCGGGTGAGCGGCCTTCGATGCGCAATGCGTACACCGGCGTCAACGATCCGCAGCGCAACCGCATCAGCGCGGGCACGTCGAACCTGGGCGTGCGGGGCTCGGAGGACATCGGAGCGGGACAGAAGGTCATCTTCCAGCTGGAGAGCGGCTTCTCCGTGGACGGCAGCCCGGGACCGGGCTGGGCGGGACGCAACTCGAACGTGGGCCTTCAGGGCGGGTGGGGCACCTTGTCGCTCGGCCAGTGGGACACGCCGTACAAGACGGTCGGGCTGCCGGTGAACCCGATCCGCGTGGGCTACCAGGCCGACTACACACCGGTAATGGGTAACCCCGGGTTCGGCGTTCCGGCCACGACCACGCAGAACACGAGAGCCGGCGCTGCTCCCGATGCGGCGTTCGACCGCCGCAACGGCAACGTCGTGCAGTACTGGAGCCCGGTGGTCGCCGGTTTCTCCGGCCGCATCCAGTACTCGGCTGATGAAGGCCGCACCGCGGCTTCGGCCACCGCACCGGGCATCGCTCCGGTGATCTGGTCCGGCAACGTCCAGTACGACTGGGGGACGCTCTCGATTCGCTACGCCTACGAGCAGCACGAGGACTACTTCGGCATGTCCGTGCTGGGCGGCGGCGCGGGGGCCACGCTCACCAACACGGGCTCCAAGGACCAGGGCAACAAGCTCGTGGGGATCTGGCGGATCGGATCGTTCAGGCTCGCCGGCATCTACGAGGAGCTCAAGTACCACAACGACGATTCCGTCGCGGGCAACGTGAACGACTACAAGCGCAAGGCCTACTACGCGCTGGGCGAGTACTACTTCGGGCAGGCGAGCTTCTGGGTGGCGTACGGCAAGGCCGAAGATGGTTCCTGCAGCCGAGTGGGCGGTGCGTCCTGCACGACCGCGGACCTCGGGGCGGATTACTACTCCGCGGGCCTGGTCTACAACTTCTCGAAGCGCACGCAGGTGATCGCGACCTACTACAAGGTGGACAACAAGAAGTCGGGCACCTACACCGTGCAGCCCCCCGTGGGCGGACCGGTCGCGGCCGGTGCCGACACCTTGTCGTTCGGCGTCGGTATCGCGCACTTCTTCTGA
- a CDS encoding ABC transporter ATP-binding protein, whose protein sequence is MNAALRATGITKAWGGFVANRDVNLELAVGERHALIGPNGAGKTTFINLLTGVLEPTAGEVFIGEENVTRLAQHERVRRGMTRTYQITSLFPGLTVLESVVLAILEREGHASRWWQPVSAHGAAAREARDLLDVLHLGAEANKTTRNLAYGKQRLVEIALALATKPRILLLDEPAAGIPSAQSAEVFEVIAALPRDVTILFIEHDMQIVFRFAERVSVLVSGALLTQGTPAEVANDARVKQVYLGEADHG, encoded by the coding sequence ATGAACGCCGCGCTTCGCGCAACCGGCATCACCAAGGCGTGGGGCGGCTTCGTCGCCAACCGCGACGTGAACCTCGAGCTCGCCGTGGGAGAGCGACACGCGTTGATCGGCCCCAACGGCGCGGGCAAGACCACGTTCATCAACCTGCTGACCGGTGTGCTCGAGCCGACCGCGGGCGAGGTGTTCATCGGCGAGGAGAACGTGACCCGCCTCGCGCAGCACGAGCGCGTGCGCCGCGGCATGACGCGCACCTACCAGATCACGTCGCTGTTCCCGGGGCTCACGGTGCTCGAATCGGTGGTGCTCGCGATCCTCGAGCGCGAAGGCCACGCGAGCCGCTGGTGGCAGCCGGTTTCGGCGCACGGGGCCGCGGCCCGGGAAGCACGAGACCTTCTCGACGTGCTCCACCTCGGCGCGGAGGCGAACAAGACGACCCGCAACCTTGCGTATGGCAAGCAGCGCCTGGTGGAGATCGCGCTGGCACTCGCCACGAAGCCGCGCATCCTGCTGCTGGACGAGCCCGCCGCGGGCATTCCGTCGGCGCAGAGCGCCGAGGTCTTCGAGGTGATCGCAGCATTGCCCCGAGACGTGACCATCCTCTTCATCGAGCACGACATGCAAATCGTGTTCCGCTTCGCCGAGCGCGTGTCGGTGCTGGTCTCGGGCGCGTTGCTCACGCAGGGGACGCCGGCCGAGGTGGCCAACGACGCGCGCGTGAAGCAGGTCTACCTCGGGGAGGCGGACCATGGCTGA
- a CDS encoding 4-hydroxybenzoate 3-monooxygenase produces MTTTRTQVAIVGAGPAGLLLSVLLQREGIDSVVIETRTRDEIEATVRAGVLEQNTVDLLKEAGLGDRLVREGAVHHGIHLRFDRRTRRIDLSALTGGRSITLYAQHEVIKDLVAARVRSGQPIAFGVRDVHLRDLETEAPTVRYRAAEGNEATIACDFVAGCDGYHGVSRTSIPARSRVEHSRAYPFGWFGILVEAPLASEELIYARHDRGFALVSTRSPSLQRLYFQCEPGDSVEAWPDARVWDELHTRLETDDGWTFREGRITQKNIVAMRSFVCETMRHGRLFLAGDAAHIVPPTGAKGLNLAVADVRLLSAAIAAHYATGDDAGLDRYAAEALARVWRCEHFSWWMTSMLHRFPGEDSFHRHLQLSQLDYLTRSKAAATALAENYVGLPWDWTNDNSRGGLQ; encoded by the coding sequence GTGACGACGACGCGCACGCAGGTGGCGATCGTCGGCGCGGGCCCGGCGGGCCTGCTGCTGTCGGTGCTGCTGCAGCGCGAAGGCATCGACTCGGTCGTGATCGAGACCCGCACGCGAGACGAGATCGAGGCCACGGTGCGCGCCGGCGTGCTCGAGCAGAACACCGTGGACCTGTTGAAGGAGGCCGGCCTCGGGGACCGCCTCGTGCGCGAGGGCGCGGTGCACCACGGCATCCACCTGCGCTTCGACCGCCGCACGCGCCGCATCGATCTCTCCGCGCTCACCGGCGGGCGCTCGATCACGCTCTATGCGCAGCATGAGGTGATCAAGGACCTGGTCGCCGCTCGCGTCCGCTCGGGCCAGCCGATCGCGTTCGGGGTGCGCGACGTGCACCTGCGCGATCTCGAGACGGAGGCTCCGACGGTGCGATACCGCGCCGCGGAGGGCAACGAGGCCACGATCGCGTGCGACTTCGTGGCGGGTTGCGACGGCTACCACGGCGTATCCCGCACCTCGATTCCCGCGAGGAGCCGCGTCGAGCACTCGCGCGCCTATCCCTTTGGCTGGTTCGGCATCCTGGTCGAGGCACCGCTCGCTTCCGAGGAGCTGATCTACGCGCGCCACGACCGCGGCTTCGCGCTCGTCTCCACGCGCTCGCCTTCGCTGCAGCGCCTGTACTTCCAGTGCGAGCCGGGCGATTCGGTCGAGGCCTGGCCCGATGCGCGCGTCTGGGACGAGCTGCACACGCGCCTCGAGACCGACGACGGCTGGACCTTCCGCGAAGGCCGCATCACGCAGAAGAACATCGTCGCGATGCGCAGCTTCGTGTGCGAGACGATGCGCCACGGGCGGCTCTTCCTCGCCGGCGACGCGGCGCACATCGTGCCGCCCACCGGTGCCAAGGGACTCAACCTCGCGGTCGCCGACGTGCGCCTGCTCTCGGCCGCCATCGCCGCGCACTACGCCACCGGCGACGACGCGGGCCTGGATCGCTACGCCGCGGAGGCGCTCGCGCGCGTCTGGCGCTGCGAGCACTTCTCCTGGTGGATGACTTCGATGCTCCACCGCTTTCCGGGCGAGGACTCCTTCCATCGCCACCTGCAGCTTTCGCAACTGGACTATTTGACGCGTTCGAAGGCGGCCGCGACCGCGCTCGCCGAAAACTACGTGGGATTGCCCTGGGATTGGACGAACGACAACTCGAGAGGAGGATTGCAATGA
- a CDS encoding ABC transporter ATP-binding protein, which produces MAERLGLERVSAGYGESVILDGTDLALQAGESLALLGRNGAGKTTLLKTIMGLTHLHGGTVRYDGRDLARDPPYKRSRAGIAWVPQERGMFPSLSVDEHLTTVARPGPCTIEHAYGLFPAIAARRDSPGNRLSGGEQQMLAIARALVMNPKVLLLDEPMEGLAPVIVQELKALLAKLIGEGGMTVVLVEQHARLALSLTARAAVLERGRIVHQAPSDQLIADQATLQRLVAVA; this is translated from the coding sequence ATGGCTGAGCGCCTGGGGCTGGAGCGCGTGAGCGCGGGGTACGGCGAGTCCGTGATCCTCGACGGCACGGACCTCGCACTGCAGGCCGGCGAGAGCCTGGCGCTCCTCGGCCGCAACGGCGCCGGCAAGACCACGCTGCTGAAGACGATCATGGGCCTCACGCACCTGCACGGCGGCACGGTGCGCTACGACGGGCGCGACCTTGCGCGCGATCCGCCGTACAAGCGCTCGCGCGCCGGCATCGCCTGGGTTCCGCAGGAGCGAGGCATGTTCCCGTCGCTCTCGGTGGACGAGCACCTCACGACGGTCGCGCGCCCCGGACCCTGCACGATCGAGCACGCGTACGGGCTCTTCCCGGCCATCGCCGCGCGTCGCGACAGCCCGGGCAATCGTCTCTCGGGCGGCGAGCAGCAGATGCTCGCCATCGCGCGGGCCTTGGTGATGAACCCCAAGGTCCTGCTCCTGGACGAGCCGATGGAAGGCCTGGCTCCGGTGATCGTGCAGGAGCTGAAGGCGCTGCTCGCGAAGCTGATCGGCGAGGGCGGCATGACGGTCGTGCTGGTGGAGCAGCACGCGCGCCTGGCGCTCTCCCTCACGGCACGCGCCGCGGTGCTCGAGCGCGGGCGCATCGTGCACCAGGCGCCGAGCGACCAGCTGATCGCTGACCAGGCGACGCTGCAACGGTTGGTGGCGGTGGCCTGA
- a CDS encoding NAD(P)-dependent oxidoreductase, with product MTSARVALIGYGEVGRTLGQALQPQGLAALRTYDLQLEDAARRDAMIQRAREDGVEPIAPATEAVDGVDLVVCAVTADQTLAAARAAAPGLRPGAFYVDLNSASPKTKCECAALIDGAGGRYVEMAVMTSIPPHGIRVPMLSGGPHASAAAPLLTGLGFNVEHASDKLGVASAIKMCRSVIVKGMEALVIESFLSARRYGVEREVLASLAETFPGIDWERNGSYFFQRVVAHGRRRAEEMREAAVTVGEAGLEPFMASAIADRQAWMAALKEAGAFEDAPRDAAWRELADRIARN from the coding sequence ATGACCTCCGCGCGCGTCGCCCTCATCGGCTATGGCGAGGTGGGGCGCACGCTGGGACAGGCTCTGCAGCCCCAGGGTCTCGCGGCACTTCGCACGTACGACCTCCAGCTCGAGGATGCCGCTCGGCGTGACGCCATGATTCAACGCGCGCGGGAGGACGGCGTGGAGCCGATCGCGCCCGCGACGGAAGCGGTGGACGGCGTCGATCTCGTCGTCTGTGCCGTCACCGCCGACCAGACCTTGGCTGCCGCGCGCGCCGCCGCCCCGGGCCTGCGCCCCGGCGCGTTCTACGTGGACCTCAACTCCGCCTCGCCGAAGACCAAGTGCGAATGCGCGGCGCTGATCGACGGCGCCGGGGGTCGCTATGTCGAGATGGCCGTCATGACCTCGATCCCACCGCACGGTATCCGCGTGCCGATGCTGTCCGGCGGCCCGCACGCATCGGCCGCGGCGCCGCTCCTCACCGGCCTGGGATTCAACGTCGAGCACGCGTCCGACAAGCTCGGCGTCGCCTCGGCCATCAAGATGTGCCGCAGCGTCATCGTGAAAGGCATGGAAGCGCTCGTGATCGAGAGTTTCCTCTCGGCACGCCGCTACGGCGTCGAAAGAGAAGTGCTCGCGTCGCTCGCCGAGACCTTCCCCGGCATCGACTGGGAAAGGAACGGCAGCTACTTCTTCCAGCGCGTGGTGGCGCATGGGCGGCGCCGCGCCGAGGAGATGCGAGAAGCGGCCGTGACGGTGGGCGAAGCCGGGCTCGAACCGTTCATGGCGAGCGCGATCGCCGATCGCCAGGCGTGGATGGCGGCGCTGAAGGAAGCGGGAGCCTTCGAAGATGCGCCGCGCGACGCGGCGTGGCGAGAGCTCGCCGACCGCATCGCGCGGAACTGA
- a CDS encoding branched-chain amino acid ABC transporter permease, whose amino-acid sequence MIANFIGVLFDGVAYGSLLFLISIGLSVTLGLMNFVNLAHGAFAMLGGYVCVMLMSRWGVPFLATLPIAFIVTAAVGAVLERTLYRRLYRASHLDQVLFSIGLTFMAIAGATWVWGASQQPVRLPEMLRGQVEVLGLHVGAYRLFLVAVVVVITLALVVMMERTRFGAQVRSAVDDADVANGVGINVSLVFSLMFALGSGLAGLGGALGIDVLGLDPTFPLKYMVYFLLVVAVGGAGTIRGPLVAALLLGIFDVAGKYYVPQIGAFIIYTLMVVLLIAFPAGLYGRRT is encoded by the coding sequence ATGATCGCCAACTTCATCGGCGTCCTGTTCGACGGCGTCGCCTACGGGAGCCTGCTTTTCCTCATCAGCATCGGGCTTTCGGTGACGCTGGGCCTCATGAATTTCGTGAACCTCGCCCACGGGGCTTTCGCGATGCTGGGCGGGTACGTGTGTGTGATGCTGATGTCACGCTGGGGCGTACCCTTCCTCGCGACCCTCCCGATCGCGTTCATCGTGACGGCCGCCGTGGGCGCGGTGCTGGAGCGCACGCTCTATCGCCGCCTGTACCGGGCCAGCCATCTCGACCAGGTGCTCTTCAGCATCGGGCTCACGTTCATGGCGATCGCGGGGGCCACCTGGGTGTGGGGCGCCTCGCAGCAGCCGGTGCGCCTGCCCGAGATGCTGCGGGGCCAGGTCGAGGTGCTGGGCCTGCACGTGGGCGCCTATCGCCTGTTCCTGGTTGCCGTGGTGGTGGTGATCACGCTGGCGCTGGTCGTCATGATGGAGCGCACGCGCTTCGGCGCGCAGGTGCGCTCGGCGGTGGACGATGCCGACGTCGCCAACGGCGTGGGCATCAACGTGAGCCTGGTCTTCAGCCTGATGTTCGCGCTGGGCAGCGGGCTCGCGGGCCTGGGCGGCGCGCTCGGCATCGACGTGCTGGGGCTCGATCCCACGTTCCCGCTCAAGTACATGGTGTATTTCCTGCTGGTGGTGGCGGTGGGCGGCGCGGGAACGATCCGCGGGCCGCTCGTCGCCGCGCTGCTGCTGGGCATCTTCGACGTCGCGGGCAAGTACTACGTCCCGCAGATCGGCGCCTTCATCATCTACACGCTGATGGTGGTGCTGCTGATCGCGTTCCCCGCCGGCCTCTACGGGAGGCGTACGTGA
- a CDS encoding 5-methyltetrahydropteroyltriglutamate--homocysteine S-methyltransferase, with the protein MNTQTRRPPFRADHVGSFLRPKKLLDARDQHKAGTLPAAGLRAVEDDAIRDVVRFQENLGLTGITDGEFRRTFFHTDFLTKLSGVTTQGGINVSFHSATGNVDFAPPVMKVAGKVSHDVPIQRADFEFLKGATKRTPKVTIPSPTMLHFRGGRGAISKEAYPDLEAFYADVAKAYQAEIADLAAAGCTYLQLDDTNLAYLCDAKMREGARSRGDDPDELPRRYARLINAAISERPASMTVCVHLCRGNFKSAWAAEGGYEPVAQVLFNELAVDGYFLEYDDARSGDFAPLRHVPKGKTVVLGLVSTKVGQLESKDDLKRRVDAAAKLVPLEQLCLSPQCGFSSTVHGNDIAVESQTKKLELVVQTARDIWGSV; encoded by the coding sequence ATGAATACACAAACCCGCCGCCCGCCGTTCCGTGCCGATCACGTGGGCAGCTTCCTGCGGCCCAAGAAGCTGCTCGATGCCCGCGACCAGCACAAGGCCGGAACGCTCCCGGCCGCGGGGCTGCGCGCCGTCGAGGACGACGCGATCCGCGACGTCGTGCGCTTCCAGGAGAACCTGGGGCTGACGGGCATCACGGACGGTGAGTTCCGCCGGACGTTCTTCCACACCGACTTCCTCACCAAGCTCTCCGGCGTCACGACGCAGGGCGGCATCAACGTGAGCTTCCACAGCGCGACGGGCAACGTGGACTTCGCCCCGCCGGTCATGAAAGTGGCCGGCAAGGTGAGCCACGACGTGCCGATCCAGCGTGCCGACTTCGAATTCCTGAAGGGCGCGACGAAGCGCACGCCCAAGGTCACCATTCCGTCGCCGACCATGCTGCATTTCCGCGGCGGCCGCGGCGCGATCAGCAAGGAGGCCTATCCGGACCTCGAGGCGTTCTACGCCGATGTCGCGAAGGCCTACCAGGCGGAGATCGCCGACCTCGCCGCGGCCGGCTGCACGTACCTGCAGCTGGACGACACCAACCTCGCCTACCTGTGCGACGCGAAGATGCGGGAGGGCGCAAGGTCTCGCGGCGACGATCCCGACGAGCTCCCGCGCCGCTACGCACGCCTCATCAACGCCGCCATCTCCGAGCGGCCCGCGAGCATGACGGTGTGCGTGCACCTCTGCCGCGGCAACTTCAAGAGCGCGTGGGCGGCCGAGGGCGGCTACGAGCCGGTCGCGCAGGTGCTCTTCAACGAGCTCGCGGTGGACGGCTACTTCCTCGAGTACGACGACGCCCGCTCGGGCGACTTCGCACCGCTCCGCCACGTGCCGAAGGGCAAGACCGTCGTGCTCGGCCTCGTGAGCACGAAGGTGGGACAGCTCGAGAGCAAGGACGACTTGAAGCGCCGCGTCGATGCGGCCGCGAAGCTCGTGCCGCTCGAGCAACTATGTCTCTCGCCCCAGTGCGGGTTCTCCAGCACGGTGCACGGCAACGACATCGCGGTCGAATCGCAGACGAAGAAGCTCGAGCTCGTGGTGCAGACCGCCCGCGACATCTGGGGCAGCGTCTAG